The nucleotide window CAGCAGGGAGGTGACGAGATCGGTGAACTGGTCGCGGTTGCCTTTGAGGTAGCCGTTGACCTCGTCGAGCCAATCGCGGGACTGGGAATATGCGGCGGTGGTCGCCAGAATCCCCGGGTTCGATGCCGCGCCGGATACGAACTGGCCCTTCTGCTTCCACACTTTTCGGTCTGCGGGGGAGGTCAGCAGCAGCTGAGCGCACTTGAGCCCGGGGATGTTGAAGGCCTTCGATGCGGCGGTCGCTGTCGCGGTGTGGGCGGCGGTCGCCTCGGTGAGGGTGGCGTAGGGAACGTGCCGGGCGGGGTCGTAGACGACCGGGGCGTGGATCTCATCGGAGAACACGCGCGCACCTGCCGCCTCGACCACCTCGGCGAGTGCCAGCAGTTCGTCTTCGGTGTAGACCTTGCCGATGGGGTTGTGCGGATTGCACAGGACGAAGGTCGCGCCGGGAGTGAGGGCGGCGGCGACGGCGTCGAGGTCGAGGGACCAGCCGGTCTCCGACCGCAGCATCGGCACCTCGATGAGCCGGCGGCCGGTCACCCGTGCGACGTCGAAGAACGGCATGTACGCCGGAGTCGGCAGCACGATCGGAGTGTCGGCGGGGGTGAGATGGGTGAGCACCCCGAGAAAGGCGGCGAGGACGTCGCTGGCCGGTTCGATGTGGTCGACGGGGATCTGCCATCCGTAGCGGTCAGCGCAGAATTCGGAGGTCGCCGTCTTGAGGTCGGAGACGAGATCGGCAGGGGCGTAGCCATAGAGGTCGCGCTCGTCGATCGTCTGCAGGGCCTGGCGCACCGCGGGGGCCACGCCGAAGTCCATCTCAGCGATGAAGGCGCCGATCGAACCGGGGAAGGACGACCATTTGCGTCCGCCCTTCGTGATGAGGGATTCCTGCGTGATGGCGTCGAACTCGGTCAACGTCGTTCTCCTCTGCTGGACGATTCGGTGGTGCCGGACAGGCGAGCACCTGCAGGTGCTCGCCTCGGCTGGGCTTCTCACGCTAGCAGGAGCATCAGATATGCGGGGAGCGGCCCGACGCGGACGGTCATAAGGCGTCCTCCCAGCAGGAACAGCCGGACTTCAGAGGGTCCTGCGGCCCGCGCAGCACGACACAGATGCGACCGAGGCGACCGATCGAAGCGCGGATTCCTGGATCGCGAACGGAATTGTAAGGGACTTCACGCGCAGAAGCGAACACCATGTGGAAGAATCTTCGCTCGTAGTGTAGGGTTGTGGATTGGTCTGTTCTCACTCAACTCACCCATTTTCAGATGTGGACGGCTTCTGCCATCCACGTCTTTTCTGTGGCGATGAGAGCGACGGACCGAGGGGTCATCGGCATTGAGTCGGTGATACACGATTACGTCGAACGCGATGGTTTCGCGGGAATACGAGGTTAGCGAGCGATATGGCCAAAAAAGAAGGGGTCATTGAGATCGAAGGGACTGTTGTCGAGGCTCTGCCGAACGCATCGTTTCGGGTTGAGCTGAGCAATGGCCACAAGGTGCTGGCACACATCTCCGGAAAGATGCGTCAGCACTATATCCGCATTCTTCCCGAGGACCGGGTCATCGTGGAGCTGTCTCCATACGATCTCTCGCGCGGACGAATCGTTTACCGCTACAAGTAAGGATCTTCGATCATTCGCGTCTTGCCCTCGAGCAGAGCAAGGACCGAAAGAAGGAATAACGATGAAGGTTAAGCCCAGCGTCAAGAAGATCTGCGAGAACTGCCAGATTACCCGCCGTCACGGCCGGGTCATCGTCATCTGCTCCAACCCGCGCCACAAGCAGCGCCAGGGTTGAGCAGCTCGTTCTGAGCAGATCGAAGCTCCGCTGAGGAGCTTCAGCAGCACCACACCCGCGCAAACCTCGCCATCTGCGCCCGGACCCGGAAGTGAGAGCTTCTCGAGGGACGAGGCGCAGGACGATACCTCCGGTCGGGGGCCGGAGACCCTGGGGAACCAGGGACAGGTTTGCATCAGCACCTCCGAAACAACAACAGGAGACAGTACCTATGGCACGACTTGCCGGAGTCGACATCCCGCGTGAAAAGCGCGTGGAAGTCGCCTTGACTTACATCTATGGTGTGGGCCGCACCCGTGCGCGCCAGACCCTGACCGAAACGGGAATCAGCCCTGATACCCGTGTGAAGGACTTGAGCGACGCGGAGCTCGTCCAGCTGCGTGACTACATCGAGGGCACATTCCAGGTTGAGGGTGACCTCCGTCGTGAGGTGGCCGCCGATATCCGCCGCAAGGTCGAAATCGGAAGCTATGAAGGCCTGCGTCACCGCCGCGGTCTCCCGGTTCGCGGACAGCGGACCAAGACGAATGCGCGTACCCGCAAGGGCCCCAAGCGCACCGTGGCCGGTAAGAAGAAGTAACTC belongs to Brevibacterium spongiae and includes:
- the rpsM gene encoding 30S ribosomal protein S13, whose protein sequence is MARLAGVDIPREKRVEVALTYIYGVGRTRARQTLTETGISPDTRVKDLSDAELVQLRDYIEGTFQVEGDLRREVAADIRRKVEIGSYEGLRHRRGLPVRGQRTKTNARTRKGPKRTVAGKKK
- a CDS encoding MalY/PatB family protein, which gives rise to MTEFDAITQESLITKGGRKWSSFPGSIGAFIAEMDFGVAPAVRQALQTIDERDLYGYAPADLVSDLKTATSEFCADRYGWQIPVDHIEPASDVLAAFLGVLTHLTPADTPIVLPTPAYMPFFDVARVTGRRLIEVPMLRSETGWSLDLDAVAAALTPGATFVLCNPHNPIGKVYTEDELLALAEVVEAAGARVFSDEIHAPVVYDPARHVPYATLTEATAAHTATATAASKAFNIPGLKCAQLLLTSPADRKVWKQKGQFVSGAASNPGILATTAAYSQSRDWLDEVNGYLKGNRDQFTDLVTSLLPNAAYLQPEGTYLAWLDLRGYGLESGLADTINSRAEVAVTEGRLCGEVGAGHIRFNFALPRPLLIEAVERIARIL
- the rpmJ gene encoding 50S ribosomal protein L36 yields the protein MKVKPSVKKICENCQITRRHGRVIVICSNPRHKQRQG
- the infA gene encoding translation initiation factor IF-1; the protein is MAKKEGVIEIEGTVVEALPNASFRVELSNGHKVLAHISGKMRQHYIRILPEDRVIVELSPYDLSRGRIVYRYK